The following proteins are encoded in a genomic region of Gossypium hirsutum isolate 1008001.06 chromosome D05, Gossypium_hirsutum_v2.1, whole genome shotgun sequence:
- the LOC107904206 gene encoding uncharacterized protein isoform X2 → MADANNKEAQSKSKNPLEPRNFFSMLPKVEFKFPSFDQQSEKPDASVEKEEQIEIAKPPSVFMGNRRKNPPPLEFEAEECLGRTSNPIVLWQVYAIGGFFLLKWIWARWNERKEMGSKKEASDDDEQPPAVDDSQYV, encoded by the exons ATGGCAGACGCAAATAACAAAGAAGCTCAGAGCAAAAGTAAAAATCCTTTAGAACCCAGAAATTTTTTCTCAATGTTACCCAAAGTTGAGTTCAAATTCCCTTCCTTTGACCAACAATCGGAAAAACCAGATGCTTCGGTTGAAAAAGAGGAGCAAATTGAAATTGCGAAACCACCATCTGTTTTCATGGGAAACCGCCGGAAAAATCCTCCGCCGTTGGAATTCGAGGCGGAGGAGTGCCTTGGGAGAACTTCTAATCCTATAGTTCTCTGGCAG GTATATGCCATTGGTGGTTTCTTTTTACTGAAATGGATTTGGGCAAGATGGAACGAGAGGAAAGAGATGGGATCCAAGAAGGAAGCGTCGGACGATGACGAACAGCCACCTGCTGTGGATGACTCCCAATATGTGTGA
- the LOC107904205 gene encoding RNA polymerase II subunit A C-terminal domain phosphatase SSU72, producing MKFRYAMVCSSNQNRSMEAHSLLKKQGFDVSSYGTGAHVKLPGPSLREPNVYEFGTPYKHMFDDLRRKDPELYKRNGILPMLKRNLSVKLAPQRWQDNAADGCFDIVFTFEEKVFDMVLEDLHNRDQVLLKSVLVINLEVKDNHEEAAIGARIALDLCEQIEAVESWEDSIDDIMVSFENKHRRKLLYSISFY from the exons ATGAAATTCCGATACGCCATGGTTTGTTCATCCAACCAGAACCGTAGCATGGAGGCCCACTCCCTCCTCAAGAAGCAGGGTTTCGATGTTTCCTCCTACGGAACCGGGGCTCACGTCAAACTCCCTGGTCCTTCTCTCAGAGAACCCAACGTTTACGAGTTTGGGACCCCTTACAAGCACATGTTCGACGACCTCCGCCGCAAAGACCCAGAGCT gTATAAGCGGAATGGGATATTGCCGATGCTTAAAAGAAACTTGAGTGTCAAATTGGCGCCCCAGCGTTGGCAAGACAATGCTGCTGATGGTTGTTTTGACATTGTTTTCACTTTTGAAGAGAAGGTTTTTGATATGGTTCTTGAAG ATCTGCACAACCGGGATCAAGTTCTCCTGAAAAGTGTGCTGGTGATCAACTTAGAGGTTAAAGATAATCACGAGGAAGCAGCCATAGGAGCTCGTATTGCTTTAGATCTATGTGAACAG ATCGAAGCTGTTGAGTCATGGGAGGATTCGATTGATGATATTATGGTTTCTTTCGAGAATAAGCACCGTAGGAAGCTGTTGTATAGTATCTCTTTCTACTGA
- the LOC107904206 gene encoding uncharacterized protein isoform X1, with protein MARNLEIQIEDKNSKFPKNLWLLLPKLPFNRKRSVEVVIEKKPNGKQLSDEKKMINKPADEVKFSEPRPAVPPPLTLEADQTGRTSNRVILWQVYAIGGFFLLKWIWARWNERKEMGSKKEASDDDEQPPAVDDSQYV; from the exons ATGGCCAGAAACCTTGAAATCCAGATCGAAGATAAGAACTCAAAATTCCCTAAGAACTTGTGGCTATTGTTACCCAAACTTCCCTTCAACAGAAAACGCAGTGTTGAAGTTGTGATTGAAAAGAAACCCAACGGAAAACAGTTGAGCGACGAGAAGAAAATGATTAATAAGCCAGCTGATGAGGTGAAGTTTTCGGAGCCTCGGCCGGCTGTTCCACCGCCTTTGACGCTTGAGGCGGACCAGACAGGAAGGACTTCCAATCGTGTAATTCTCTGGCAG GTATATGCCATTGGTGGTTTCTTTTTACTGAAATGGATTTGGGCAAGATGGAACGAGAGGAAAGAGATGGGATCCAAGAAGGAAGCGTCGGACGATGACGAACAGCCACCTGCTGTGGATGACTCCCAATATGTGTGA